A single Balneola sp. DNA region contains:
- a CDS encoding tetratricopeptide repeat protein encodes MIESNVKKDLEHKIDLYVNGKLSQDQVDELWAELIQDGYYLDYTKSVANIKAVIESQRLNKNTAPVYKLRKIASYGTAAAIAIIIGVISVINFSGNDQTFSLQAVNELDLGEVRGDSELFTPTEVIAEAIELANNGNVEQAVTLLEREIDRTEDPDLVAEISLTLGSIQYNYGEYDAALLSFERVISQNTIDVKNLDKGYWYLANTYLQLGMLDKAESAFRNVYELDQGYSRIAKTYLDAFEESR; translated from the coding sequence ATGATAGAAAGTAATGTCAAAAAAGACTTGGAGCATAAAATTGACTTATATGTTAATGGAAAGCTAAGCCAAGACCAAGTCGACGAACTTTGGGCTGAGTTAATACAAGACGGTTACTATTTGGATTACACTAAAAGTGTTGCCAACATTAAAGCAGTTATTGAATCACAAAGGCTTAATAAGAATACAGCTCCGGTATACAAACTGCGTAAAATTGCCAGCTATGGAACAGCAGCAGCAATAGCAATTATAATTGGAGTTATAAGTGTTATCAATTTCTCTGGTAATGACCAAACCTTCTCTCTTCAGGCCGTGAATGAACTTGATTTGGGGGAGGTTCGTGGAGATAGCGAATTATTCACCCCGACTGAAGTTATTGCCGAGGCTATTGAACTAGCTAATAATGGAAATGTAGAACAAGCAGTAACTTTACTCGAGAGAGAAATAGACCGCACTGAAGATCCGGATTTAGTAGCAGAGATTTCTCTTACTCTCGGATCAATTCAATATAATTACGGTGAATATGACGCAGCTCTCTTGAGTTTTGAAAGAGTTATAAGTCAAAATACTATTGACGTAAAAAATCTGGATAAAGGATATTGGTATTTAGCCAATACTTATCTTCAATTAGGTATGCTAGATAAAGCAGAATCTGCATTTAGAAATGTATATGAGCTTGATCAGGGATATAGCAGGATCGCTAAGACTTACCTGGATGCTTTTGAAGAAAGCCGATAA